A genomic region of Friedmanniella luteola contains the following coding sequences:
- a CDS encoding GNAT family N-acetyltransferase translates to MTSTVRPLDAATWDAFADLVERNNGIFGGCWCIGFHPRPEPGLGHREAKHQRVLAGTAHAALVLDADGQAQGWAQFGDPDELPGIKHRREYVKDAPPRPDWRITCVFVDRRHRGQGVARAAVEGALELIGQAGGGLVEAISEVTADREAQGRFLFSGTVELFEDLGFTRGRQVGKHAFVVSRVVDPA, encoded by the coding sequence GTGACCTCCACGGTGCGGCCCCTCGACGCGGCCACCTGGGACGCCTTCGCCGACCTGGTGGAGCGCAACAACGGCATCTTCGGCGGCTGCTGGTGCATCGGGTTCCACCCGCGGCCGGAGCCCGGGCTGGGGCACCGCGAGGCCAAGCACCAGCGCGTGCTCGCCGGGACCGCGCACGCCGCGCTGGTCCTGGACGCCGACGGCCAGGCCCAGGGCTGGGCGCAGTTCGGCGACCCGGACGAGCTCCCGGGCATCAAGCACCGCCGGGAGTACGTCAAGGACGCCCCGCCCCGGCCGGACTGGCGCATCACCTGTGTCTTCGTCGACCGCCGGCACCGCGGGCAGGGCGTGGCGCGGGCCGCGGTCGAGGGCGCCCTGGAGCTGATCGGCCAGGCGGGCGGCGGGCTGGTCGAGGCGATCTCGGAGGTGACGGCCGACCGTGAGGCCCAGGGCCGCTTCCTGTTCAGCGGGACCGTCGAGCTGTTCGAGGACCTCGGCTTCACCCGCGGCCGGCAGGTGGGCAAGCACGCCTTCGTGGTCAGCCGGGTGGTCGACCCGGCCTGA
- a CDS encoding alpha/beta fold hydrolase has protein sequence MTPARDFILVAGLWLTGEAWAPVSAELTRLGHRVVVPALPGADDADPTATLDDQLAAVLAAVDAADLPVVVGHSAASTLAWLAADRRPSAVARVVMIGGFPSADGDPYADFFPVADGQMPFPGWEPFEGADARDLDAAARRRFVEAAVPVPAGVAQAAVRLGDERRLAVPVTLVCPEFSPDEARAWLAEGELPELARVADLSLVDVDSGHWPMLTRPEELARLLDALPVPSVTR, from the coding sequence ATGACTCCTGCACGCGACTTCATCCTCGTCGCCGGTCTCTGGCTGACCGGCGAGGCCTGGGCCCCCGTGAGCGCCGAGCTCACCCGGCTGGGCCACCGCGTCGTCGTCCCCGCGCTGCCCGGGGCCGACGACGCCGACCCGACCGCCACGCTGGACGACCAGCTGGCCGCGGTCCTGGCCGCCGTGGACGCCGCGGACCTCCCCGTCGTGGTGGGCCACTCCGCGGCCAGCACGCTGGCGTGGCTGGCGGCGGACCGGCGGCCGTCGGCCGTCGCCCGGGTCGTCATGATCGGGGGCTTCCCCAGCGCCGACGGCGACCCGTACGCCGACTTCTTCCCCGTCGCCGACGGCCAGATGCCCTTCCCGGGCTGGGAGCCGTTCGAGGGAGCCGACGCCCGCGACCTCGACGCGGCGGCCCGCCGCCGGTTCGTCGAGGCGGCCGTGCCCGTCCCGGCGGGCGTCGCGCAGGCCGCGGTGCGGCTCGGCGACGAGCGCCGCCTGGCGGTGCCCGTCACCCTGGTGTGCCCGGAGTTCAGCCCGGACGAGGCCCGGGCCTGGCTGGCGGAGGGCGAGCTCCCCGAGCTGGCGCGGGTGGCCGACCTCTCCCTCGTCGACGTCGACTCCGGCCACTGGCCGATGCTCACGCGACCGGAGGAGCTGGCCCGGCTCCTCGACGCCCTGCCGGTGCCGAGCGTGACGCGGTGA